The following DNA comes from Fervidibacillus albus.
TCCATAAAAATAAACAATGGATGCCCTATGTGGATATTTGCACGAACCAACGATGTATATGGTTTTCAGAACTAGGAACACGAGATGTTTATTGAATCAATCCTTACAATAAAAAAGAGAGACCCATAACATTCGAGTCTCCCTTCATAAAATCCATCGGTTTCGTCTATTTTAAGAATATGAAATAAAGGAGAAAGATGATAAACAGTCCCCACATAATCGGATTGATTTCTTTTGAACGTCCCTTTACAGCCATCGTAATTGGATAGAAAATAAATCCGATAGCAATTCCTGTAGCAATACTATATGTTAACGGCATGAATAAAATCGTTAAGAAAGCAGGTAAGGCAATTTCAAATTTTGTCCAGTCAATTTTCCCTAAAGAAGCAACCATTAACGCACCGACGATAATTAATGCAGGTGCAGTAACCGCAGATGTAACAACACTTAATACCGGGAAGAAAAATAACGATAGTAAAAATAATCCGGCCGTTACGATTGAAGCAAATCCCGTTTTCGCACCGGCAGCAACCCCTGCGGATGATTCGATGTAGGAAGTCGTCGTACTCGTTCCAAGAACTGCGCCTACTGTCGTTGCAGCTGCATCAGCAAACAATGCTTTCCCTGCACGAGGTAGTTTATTGTCCTTCAATAAGCCAGCTTGATTGGCAACCCCAACGAGCGTTCCAGCCGTATCGAAAAAGTCAACGAATAAAAAGGTTAAAATAACAACAAGCATGTTAAGACTATAAAAGGACGAATCCGCTAACGCGTCAAAGGCTGCTCCAAATGTCGGTGCCATACTCGGAACCGATCCGACGATTCCGCTCGGCAAATCAATTAATCCGGCAATCATACCAGCAACGGCTGTGATGACCATTCCGATAAAGATACTTCCGTGAACACCCTTCGTCATTAAAATAACCGTAATAAAAATCCCAAAAATCGCTAACAATACATTACCGTTCGTCAAATCACCTAATTCAACTAGCGTAGCACCATCGACGATAATTCCCGCATTTTGAGCACCGACGAACGTAATGAAAAGACCGATCCCTGCGCTTACCGCATACTTCAATTCTTCCGGAATCGCATTGATTATCATTTCCCGAACACCGGTAAGAGATAATAAAATAAAGATGAGACCAGATACGAATACTCCGGCTAACGCGTGTTGCCAAGGAATCCCCCAAACTAGAACGACCGTAAAAGCGAAAAAGGCATTCAAACCCATTCCCGGTGCAAGGGCGATCGGATACCTCGCCAAAAGTCCCATAAGTAATGTTCCAATGGCGGCGGCTAATGCTGTAGCTGTAAATACTGCACCTTGATCCATGCGTAATTCATTTGGAAAATCCGCAATATCTGCTAAAGACAACATTGCGGGATTGACAGCTAAAATATACGCCATGGATAAAAACGTTGTTAATCCACCGATAAATTCCCGCCGATAATTCGTTCCTAACGCTTCAAATTGGAAATATTTTTTCATTTTCCCCTTCCCTTTCCATCAATTTTTAGTCGTTTCGCTTACTTCAGACTGAAAAAGAAAAAGCCCCGAGTTACCGGAGCTTGACGGAAGGCACGTGGACATATTCAGGGGAGGAACTAATCTTCCCCGTTTATGAAACACATAACCTCGTAGTCAAGCTATTTACGGTAGCTTGGTAGAAACTTTTGGGCCATATTCCCAAGATTATACGAGTAAGCTATTTGATGATTTCATGTACATTGTAGCAGGTGACAATCGATGCGTCAACCGAAAAAACGAATAATTTTATCCCATATATTGTTAAATGTTCGTATATATGCAAATTTTCTTTGAAATTCAATACCACCTAGGAATGAATGGTGGATACATATATTTCGCATTGTCTCTTTTACGTAAATACTTAGAACAATCTTACTCCCACTCAATCGTTGCCGGTGGCTTACTCGTAATGTCGTACACAACTCGATTCACTTGTTTCACTTCATTTACGATCCGAGTTGAGATCGTCTCTAACACTTCCCATGGGATTCTTGCCCAATCTGATGTCATCCCGTCGATCGATGTCACTGCGCGAATGGCAATCGTATAATCATACGTCCTTGCATCTCCCATAACACCGACGCTACGAATATCCGGCAAGACGGTAAAATATTGCCAAATATCCCGATCCAAACCAGCTTTTTTAATTTCTTCTCGTAAAATAAAGTCCGATTCCCGAACAATCTCCAATTTATCCTCTGTCACTTCACCGAGAACACGAATGCCTAAACCTGGTCCTGGAAAAGGTTGGCGCCAAACAATTTCATCTGGAATGCCTAATGACGTTCCTAACGCCCGTACTTCATCTTTAAACAACGTATTTAACGGTTCGATCAATTGGAACTTCATATCTTCCGGAAGTCCACCCACATTATGATGGGATTTAATCGTTTGTGCAGTCTGCGTACCACTTTCGATGATGTCTGTATAAAGGGTACCTTGAGCCAAAAATTCAATGCCGGATAATTTATTTGCTTCGTCGTCAAAAACGTAAATAAATTCGTTTCCGATGATTTTCCGTTTTTTCTCCGGATCGGTTACACCCTTTAACTTGCTCAAAAATCGATCTTTCGCATCCACTTTAATGACGTTCATTTGGAATTTCTCACGGAACGTTGCCATAACGCTATCCGCTTCACCTTTCCGAAGTAAACCGTGATCAACGAAAATACACGTTAATTGATTTCCAATCGCTTTGTGAATTAAAACGGCTACAACGGATGAATCGACACCACCACTTAAAGCACATAATACTTTTTTATCGCCAACCGTTTGCCGAATTTTTTCCATTTCCATTTCAATAAAATTTTCCATCGTCCAATTCCCACGACATCCACACACATCGAAAACGAATTGTTTCAACAAATCATTTCCGTATACCGAATGCCGCACTTCTGGATGAAACTGGACACCGTACATTTTTCTTTTTTCGTCACTCATCGCCGCAATCGGGCAAGATGGACTTGTCGCATCGACGGTAAAACCTTCTGGGACAGCCGTCACTAAATCCCCATGGCTCATCCACACCGTTTGGTTTTCGGGAAGGTTTTGGAATAATTTACTTTTTTGTTGGATATTTATTTCCGCTTTTCCGTATTCCCGATTCGATGCAGCTTCTACTTTCCCAGAAAAATAAGAAGCCATAAGCTGCATACCGTAACAAATTCCGAGAATCGGTACACCTAATTCAAAGATTTTTTCGTCACAACGAAAGGCATTGTCATCGTAGACACTGTTTGGTCCACCAGAGAAAATAATGCCCTTTACATTCATTTGTTTCAATTGTTCAGCGGTAATCGTATGGGGATGAAGTTCGCTATATACGCCAAATTCCCTTATTCTTCTCGTAATCAGCTGGTTATATTGGCTTCCGAAGTCCAATACGATGATCCGTTCTTGACTGTTACTCGTCTCCATATCCGTTCCTCCTGTAAAAAAAATTAATGTCGGACGGGTCGATCTGAACACCTACGACAATAAAGAAAAAACTAGAATCCGCAAAAAAAAGCAAAGGCAGGATTCTAGTTTGAGCTTTTACACAGTGCATGTAAATAAGCGGCGTGAACTTCCCGCTTTTTTCTCAATAGAAAAACTGCCTTCATAGTCAAATCATTTCCGGTGATTTGGTAGAAACACCCGAACCATATTATCGGGCATATACGAAGGAATTATTCAATATCCAATTAGACTACCCTATTGTAAAATGAATCATCGGTACGGTCAAGTAATCATTCAACTTGTTCTCCATAAAAGAGAAACCTTTTTTTCGTTAAAAACAAATTTCTTTTTTATTTTAATTCCTAATTTGTTTATATTTTCCTTTAAACTGTAATATTTACATCATTGATACTAAAAATTTTATTGTAATATATTGAATACAATTCAACCTTTCTCTTCAAAATATCATTTGTATGTCATATAGATTCATTATCCAAAGATGAATGAGACATGTGACTAAATTTGCATACTTTAATATATAAAAGGAGTATAATATTGAAAATGAAAACGAAAAAAAATACGTTTCGATTCATTGGATTGGCACTGGTTGTATTAATTCTCTTTAGCTGTGTCTATATTTTTACGTTTCATGAAGAAAGAAGCGAATCGAATTCAACGGTAGAAGATGATAGTAAAGAAATAAAGATTTCTGCAGGAATCGATACGGCTATTTTAAACAATCAACAAGAATTAGAAAAAAACATATTCGAGGATAGTGCCGGAAGTACCTTTGACCAACCATATATTCAATTGGATCCCTTCGGTAATGCTCCACTAACGGCTCTAATCATTTTTGACACAGAAGAACCGTCAAAAGTTCAATTCACTGTCAAAGGCTCAACGAGTGATGTCGACATTTCTGATACGACCGACCAATTTACGACCCATCACGAGTTAGCTGTCCTCGGATTATATCCTGATGCAGAAAATACCGTTGAAATCGTGGCTATTTCAGAATCTGGAAATGAGAAAAGAAAAACTGTGATGATTCAGACGGAACCATTACCTGACTATATCCCCTCCGTTATAATTGAAAAATTGGATAAAGAGCAGATGGAAATCGTGGATAATGGGTTAACATTTGCAGTTACAAGTACAAAATATACGATTGGATTTGATATAAACGGTGACATCCGTTGGTACAGTTCAAGATATAACAGCCACGTATTTAAGCCACTTGAAAACGGCCATCTATTATACCTTAGTAAAGATCAAAACAGTGGTTCAGCCTACAATCGCTTATTAGAAATGGACTTTATTGGGAAAATATACAACGCTTACTATTTAAGCGATAATGCTGAAGTAAATGAAAAAGGAAACAGTGAAAAAACGATTGTTCACCATGACGCCATTGAATTGCCTTCAGGAAATTTATTACTAACCGTCAATGATGGAAATGGAACGTATATTGAAGACACAATTATAGAAATTGACCGTGAAACAGGAACAATTATAAAGGTGATTGATTTAAAAAATCTTTTACCATCTTCTTTTTACGAAGAATATGATAGTACGGAAAGAGACGACGGTTTAATCGATTGGTTCCATAACAATTCATTTATTTACGATACTCGTGATAACAGCCTAATTATCTCAGGAAGAAATCAAGATACCATTTTTAAAATTGACTATTCCACCGAAGAAATCAAATGGATTCTATCTGATTCTGAAGGTTGGCCAGAAGAGTATGAAACTTACTTGGTAAAAGGAGTAGGCGACAATTTTAAATATACCGGTGGGCAACATGCACCGATCATTATTCCAGAAGAAGAGGCTGATCAAAACGCTGACACGATCGATATTTTAGTATTTGATAATAATATTGCGATAACTCGAGGAGACGAAGAATTATCGGAAACGTTTAGCGCTGGTTCCCAATATCGGATAAATGAAAAAACGAAAACAGCGGAACTCATTTGGACATACGGTAAAGAACGTGGAAAAGATTTATTTTCCCTTATTATCGGAAGCAATCGGTATATGTTTCAAACAGGGAACCGATTAATTAATTTTGGATATACAAATGATGGTACGGAAAGCCACATTATTGAAGTAGATAATAATCAGCCGGCAAATGTCGTTTTTGAAGCGATTATATCGGATTTCCCTGAAGGTTCTTGGATTTATCGGGCAGAGAGAATGTCATTATATCCAGATGCATGGGAGTTTGCCTTGTCAACTAAATAAAAGAGACCTAGTACAATCGTCATCGGAAACTTTTTCATTCGAATGGAAAGGGTTCCGATTTATGTTGCCCCAACTGCGACAACGGGGCAACTTTTTTGTTTTTATATTCCTTTTCAAGGTTTCGAATCCCATCAAATTTTTGTACCCATTTTTTCCTTCTTAACTGCAAATTCAATAACATATGCGTAGGCAAGCATAATTGAATTATTAGAAAACATACCTTTCAATATGTATTTAAATAGTAAATCAGTTAAAATGAAAACAGACCTTTTAATTCATTAGCATTTTATCGATTATCTTTGAAGGTGAGTGAAGGAGGTCTTTAATGTGAAGATCCTTTTAGCCGAGGATGATCCCCAATTGGGAGAATTGATTGTTTATATGTTAAAGAAAAAAGGTGGACATTCCGTAGATTGGGTAACCGCAGGTAGTGACGCTTATGATTACGCTATTTCTTCCCATTACGATGTGCTTATACTAGACTGGATGATGCCTGAAGGAGAAGGAACGGAAATTTGTCGTCGATTACGTAAAGATCATTATAGTGGTGCAATTATGATATTAACGGCAAAGGATGCCCTCCAAGACCGAATTAAAGGGTTGGATGCTGGGGCCGACGACTATATTGTTAAACCTTTTGAAATCGATGAACTTCTTGCCCGACTGCGCGCTTTATCCCGAAGAAATTATGCCCCCATTTTAGAAGAGACGGTCTTTTTTAAAGATTTCGTATTAAATCGAACAAGTCAAGTTATTCGGAGAGAAACGGAAGAAATTTCATTAAGTACACGGGAATTTCAACTATTGGATTTATTGATTCAAAACAAAGGACAAGTGTTACCTCGGGAAGTCATACTCGATCGAGTTTGGGGATACGATACCGATGTTTCCTTGAAAACGATTGATGCCACAATTAAATTGCTTCGAAAAAAACTCGACCGATTGGGAAAAACGAGCTTGATTCAAACGGTTAGGGGAGTGGGCTATAAAATTGAAGATTAGGCTTCCATCGTTTATGAGAAAAATGCGAATTCAGAAAAACAAAGGGTTGTTAAAAGCAACCGAAATTCGTCTAACTTTATTTAACACCGGCCTGATCATTTTGTTTCTTTTCGTCTTTATCCTCGTCGTTTCCTTTTTCGTTTATACAGTCATTATGAAAAATCAAACAAATGATTTACACCGTTTAACGAACGATGAGGCACGAATTGTAGAAAACTATATTGTAGAAAATAATAATTGGAATTTCACTGAATTCGGAGATGAAGAGTTGACACTCGTTGGGTCGGAACAATTTTTTTACTACATTTTAAGTACGGAAGGAGAATTGTTAGCAGGAGATGAACTCGTCCCCCAATTGCGATCCCAATTATTAGAAAGTCTCGATGGATGGGTTCCAAAGCCGAAAGAAATACGAGAAGAACAATTGGAACTTTCTCGATTAGATGGGCAACCAAATAAGCAATCGAATGAAAACCTTTTTTCCCCTTCTAATTTCCATCAAATTCATCTTATTATATCTGGTCGACCAATTTTTTTTCAGGGCGAACTCATCGCAATACTATTTGTAGGGAAAGACATTTCGCCATTCAATCAGCTATTTCATTCACTATTAATGATTCTTGCTGGATTGGCAGTTTTCTTTGCAGGAGTAGCTCTATTAATTAGCCACATAATGTCGCAAAAAGCCATGATTCCTATTTCAAATGCTTTTCATCGACAACAGGAATTTTTGGCGGATGTATCCCATGAATTACGAACACCTTTAAGTGTCCTACAATCATCGATTGAAGTCATGGAAATGGATGTCGAAGAGAAGGAAAAGTCTTTTTTCCAGAAACGATTGCGAAATATGAAAGAAGAAGTGAAACGGATGACGAACCTCGTAGACGACCTACTATCAATTGCCCGTTCCGACTCTGGTGAAATAACATTGAAGAAGGAACGCTTTGATTTTTCTCTATTGGCGAAAAATGTCGTCGAGTCAGTGAAACCATTATCGATTGCTAAACATATTCAGGTTGAATTCAGTGGACCGACCTCCATTTTCATGAACGGAGACAAAGAAAAATTAGCACAGTTGTTATATATTCTACTTGATAATGCAATTAAATACTCACCGATTGGCGGAAAGATTTTTCTTACCCTCACCGCTAAAAAAAATGAATTACAAATTTCCGTTCAAGATTACGGCATTGGAATCAAACCGGAAGATCAAAGCAGAATTTTTGATCGCTTTTACCGTTCAGATAAATCAAGATCAAGAAAATCCGGTGGGGTCGGGTTAGGACTTTCCATCGGAAAATGGATTGTTGAACAGCATGGTGGCGCTATTCAGTTGTCTAGTGAACTCGGAAAAGGAAGTACTTTTAACGTTACCATTCCATTATCTAGATAAAGTAAGAAAATGAAATAAAATACGTCTATCTCGATAATTGATTAATGTCATTAAGCTTGTAATTAAAAAAGACAATTGTATATAATTTATCCAAATTACACGATATCATCTTTCCTCTTTCTAATTATTATTCGTCGGCTTTTAAACAAGCCGACGATTACAGTTTTCTTTCACATCTATTTTTTATACATATACAACGTCTCACTATCCATTTGTCTAGAGTTATCATCGTTGATACTCGTATCGCTCCATTCACTGTCTGGTACGACTTCACAATTTTCCATAATCCATGTAATAACGGGTTCGTTTTGGAACGACTGTCCTTCTGAACTAATTAGAAAAAATTTCACCTCTCCGTTTTCTGCCAATTCTTCTAATTTTTCAGGAGTCAATGCCGGATCTGTACCCTTAAACCCACCCATAGCCATAACTGCATAATCGGTATTTAACATAAATGAGTAAGCATCTCGAGCGCTTGGTACGGCTAAAAACCATTTTTCTTCGTCGAAATTTTCCTCCAAATAAGTGAGCAAGTTTGTATTACCGTTTTCGCT
Coding sequences within:
- a CDS encoding NCS2 family permease, producing MKKYFQFEALGTNYRREFIGGLTTFLSMAYILAVNPAMLSLADIADFPNELRMDQGAVFTATALAAAIGTLLMGLLARYPIALAPGMGLNAFFAFTVVLVWGIPWQHALAGVFVSGLIFILLSLTGVREMIINAIPEELKYAVSAGIGLFITFVGAQNAGIIVDGATLVELGDLTNGNVLLAIFGIFITVILMTKGVHGSIFIGMVITAVAGMIAGLIDLPSGIVGSVPSMAPTFGAAFDALADSSFYSLNMLVVILTFLFVDFFDTAGTLVGVANQAGLLKDNKLPRAGKALFADAAATTVGAVLGTSTTTSYIESSAGVAAGAKTGFASIVTAGLFLLSLFFFPVLSVVTSAVTAPALIIVGALMVASLGKIDWTKFEIALPAFLTILFMPLTYSIATGIAIGFIFYPITMAVKGRSKEINPIMWGLFIIFLLYFIFLK
- the guaA gene encoding glutamine-hydrolyzing GMP synthase → METSNSQERIIVLDFGSQYNQLITRRIREFGVYSELHPHTITAEQLKQMNVKGIIFSGGPNSVYDDNAFRCDEKIFELGVPILGICYGMQLMASYFSGKVEAASNREYGKAEINIQQKSKLFQNLPENQTVWMSHGDLVTAVPEGFTVDATSPSCPIAAMSDEKRKMYGVQFHPEVRHSVYGNDLLKQFVFDVCGCRGNWTMENFIEMEMEKIRQTVGDKKVLCALSGGVDSSVVAVLIHKAIGNQLTCIFVDHGLLRKGEADSVMATFREKFQMNVIKVDAKDRFLSKLKGVTDPEKKRKIIGNEFIYVFDDEANKLSGIEFLAQGTLYTDIIESGTQTAQTIKSHHNVGGLPEDMKFQLIEPLNTLFKDEVRALGTSLGIPDEIVWRQPFPGPGLGIRVLGEVTEDKLEIVRESDFILREEIKKAGLDRDIWQYFTVLPDIRSVGVMGDARTYDYTIAIRAVTSIDGMTSDWARIPWEVLETISTRIVNEVKQVNRVVYDITSKPPATIEWE
- a CDS encoding aryl-sulfate sulfotransferase — translated: MKTKKNTFRFIGLALVVLILFSCVYIFTFHEERSESNSTVEDDSKEIKISAGIDTAILNNQQELEKNIFEDSAGSTFDQPYIQLDPFGNAPLTALIIFDTEEPSKVQFTVKGSTSDVDISDTTDQFTTHHELAVLGLYPDAENTVEIVAISESGNEKRKTVMIQTEPLPDYIPSVIIEKLDKEQMEIVDNGLTFAVTSTKYTIGFDINGDIRWYSSRYNSHVFKPLENGHLLYLSKDQNSGSAYNRLLEMDFIGKIYNAYYLSDNAEVNEKGNSEKTIVHHDAIELPSGNLLLTVNDGNGTYIEDTIIEIDRETGTIIKVIDLKNLLPSSFYEEYDSTERDDGLIDWFHNNSFIYDTRDNSLIISGRNQDTIFKIDYSTEEIKWILSDSEGWPEEYETYLVKGVGDNFKYTGGQHAPIIIPEEEADQNADTIDILVFDNNIAITRGDEELSETFSAGSQYRINEKTKTAELIWTYGKERGKDLFSLIIGSNRYMFQTGNRLINFGYTNDGTESHIIEVDNNQPANVVFEAIISDFPEGSWIYRAERMSLYPDAWEFALSTK
- a CDS encoding response regulator transcription factor, which gives rise to MKILLAEDDPQLGELIVYMLKKKGGHSVDWVTAGSDAYDYAISSHYDVLILDWMMPEGEGTEICRRLRKDHYSGAIMILTAKDALQDRIKGLDAGADDYIVKPFEIDELLARLRALSRRNYAPILEETVFFKDFVLNRTSQVIRRETEEISLSTREFQLLDLLIQNKGQVLPREVILDRVWGYDTDVSLKTIDATIKLLRKKLDRLGKTSLIQTVRGVGYKIED
- a CDS encoding sensor histidine kinase, encoding MKIRLPSFMRKMRIQKNKGLLKATEIRLTLFNTGLIILFLFVFILVVSFFVYTVIMKNQTNDLHRLTNDEARIVENYIVENNNWNFTEFGDEELTLVGSEQFFYYILSTEGELLAGDELVPQLRSQLLESLDGWVPKPKEIREEQLELSRLDGQPNKQSNENLFSPSNFHQIHLIISGRPIFFQGELIAILFVGKDISPFNQLFHSLLMILAGLAVFFAGVALLISHIMSQKAMIPISNAFHRQQEFLADVSHELRTPLSVLQSSIEVMEMDVEEKEKSFFQKRLRNMKEEVKRMTNLVDDLLSIARSDSGEITLKKERFDFSLLAKNVVESVKPLSIAKHIQVEFSGPTSIFMNGDKEKLAQLLYILLDNAIKYSPIGGKIFLTLTAKKNELQISVQDYGIGIKPEDQSRIFDRFYRSDKSRSRKSGGVGLGLSIGKWIVEQHGGAIQLSSELGKGSTFNVTIPLSR